The Coffea arabica cultivar ET-39 chromosome 3c, Coffea Arabica ET-39 HiFi, whole genome shotgun sequence genome contains a region encoding:
- the LOC113735508 gene encoding uncharacterized protein has translation MHQVKACGICTNVDHPTDSCHLLQEDEAEQVNMAGGVPAPRKWYDPYSNTYNPSWRDHPNFNYGNRLQNSFSNRPPGIQQPWQQKSHPSSSSSGSSLEEIFKSLATTTAQLQQETRSLVTSTAQFQQDTKAGMKDMEIRMSQMAIAINRLESHVYGKLPSQPEANPKNVSAMTLRSDKEVEGPKATNLNSKNEDDIENEMKEEGRIRGNPEVTLTPSVPIKSNLPPFLCRLEKAKKTEKEKEILDVFRKVEINIPLLDAIKQVLKYVKFLKDLCTHKRKLRRDERVAMGKSVSAILQKKFPPKCRDPGIFTIPCKIGNTPIRKTMLDLGASINVMSKTIYTSLNLGPLKEMVIIIQLADRTNTYPEGLVEDVLV, from the coding sequence ATGCATCAAGTAAAGGCCTGTGGAATTTGCACAAATGTGGATCATCCCACTGACTCGTGCCATTTGTTGCAAGAGGATGAGGCTGAACAAGTGAACATGGCTGGAGGCGTGCCCGCGCCTCGAAAATGGTACGATCCATACTCCAACACATACAATCCGAGTTGGCGAGACCACCCTAATTTCAATTATGGTAATAGGCTACAGAATTCATTCTCCAATCGTCCACCAGGAATCCAACAACCGTGGCAACAAAAGTCTCACCCCTCGTCCTCCAGCTCAGGAAGTTCTTTGGAGGAAATTTTCAAGAGTTTGGCCACGACCACTGCTCAACTCCAGCAAGAGACTAGGTCCTTGGTCACGAGTACTGCTCAGTTTCAACAGGACACCAAAGCAGGCATGAAAGATATGGAGATTCGAATGAGTCAAATGGCAATTGCCATTAATCGCCTGGAGTCCCACGTCTATGGGAAATTGCCTTCACAGCCTGAGGCAAACCCCAAGAATGTAAGTGCCATGACATTAAGGAGTGACAAAGAGGTGGAGGGGCCTAAGGCCACAAACCTGAACagcaagaatgaagatgatatCGAAAACGAGATGAAAGAAGAAGGACGCATCCGTGGCAACCCTGAGGTAACTCTTACTCCATCTGTGCCCATTAAATCTAATTTACCCCCTTTTCTATGCAGGTTAGAGAAGGCGAAGAAGAcggaaaaggagaaagagatcCTGGACGTATTCAGAAAGGTGGAGATCAACATCCCTTTGTTGGATGCAATCAAGCAAGTACTGAAATACGTGAAATTTCTCAAGGACTTGTGCACCCATAAAAGAAAGTTGAGAAGGGATGAACGAGTAGCCATGGGGAAAAGCGTATCAGCCATACTCCAAAAAAAGTTTCCACCCAAATGTCGGGATCCAGGTATATTTACGATCCCCTGTAAGATTGGAAATACGCCGATCAGGAAGACCATGTTGGATTTAGGGGCATCAATTAATGTGATGTCAAAAACCATTTATACATCTCTAAATCTAGGACCCCTTAAAGAAATGGTCATCATAATCCAACTAGCCGACCGCACTAATACTTACCCTGAGGGGCTAGTTGAGGATGTCTTGGTTTAG
- the LOC113735510 gene encoding uncharacterized protein: MLRTLCSVNCAYTTCLRVLIVVNSLVDELPGSVSDLKLVHYLDISNTEILKFPDSISELYNLQTLRLYDLIELPKNYENLVSLKDLYIERFEGFDRLSAVPLQFRKVINPSSFKACFKAYLHCKCPIEKLDTLLERPDLCYHFSIYRLENVDRYEEATKAKLSIMSKTECLRLHWKCEEGKQQ, translated from the coding sequence ATGCTTAGAACACTCTGTTCGGTGAACTGTGCATACACTACTTGTCTTCGTGTCTTAATTGTGGTTAATTCACTTGTTGATGAACTGCCAGGTTCGGTGAGCGACTTAAAACTTGTACACTATCTTGACATCTCGAACACCGAGATTctaaaatttccagattcaatTTCAGAACTATACAATCTGCAAACCTTGAGACTCTATGATCTGATAGAGTTGCCAAAGAATTATGAGAATCTGGTCAGTTTGAAAGACCTTTATATTGAGAGGTTCGAGGGCTTCGACAGACTGAGTGCTGTGCCTCTTCAATTTCGAAAGGTAATCAATCCTTCTTCTTTTAAAGCATGCTTTAAAGCATATCTACACTGCAAGTGTCCGATTGAGAAGTTAGACACGTTATTGGAGCGTCCAGATTTGTGTTATCATTTCAGCATTTACCGCCTCGAGAATGTGGATCGCTATGAGGAGGCCACCAAAGCAAAGCTATCAATTATGTCAAAAACAGAATGCTTAAGGCTTCATTGGAAATGCGAGGAGGGAAAACAACAATGA